The Natronolimnobius baerhuensis DNA segment CGAGTGCGGAAAGTGGCGTGATGGCGTCGGCTTCGTACTCCTCTTCGGGGTAGTGAGCCGCGTAGGCGTAGTCACCCATGAGCTCTTTCGGATCGTCTGCCTTGGGGCCGACAACGGCGACGGAATCGACATCGAGTGGCAGCAATTCCTCGTCGTTTTTGAGCAGCGTCATGGACTGACGGGCTGCTTCTCGAGTCACGTCGCGGGCCTCGTCGGTGTGGAATGCGTCCGGGGCCGCGTCGGGGTCGACTCGCTCGTCGTCGAAGACACCTTTGCGGAACTTCTCGCGGAGGACACGACGGACTGCCTCGTTGAGCGTCGATTCCGAAAGGTCACCGTCTTCGACGGCGCTGACGAGGTGTTCGCCGTAGTACTCGGTGTAAGGCAGTTCGACGTCGAGACCGGCCTCAATCGAGGCGACGGCACCTTCCTGTTTCGTGTTGATGGTGCCGTGTTCGGTCTCCAAGTGACGAACGCTGTAGTAGTCCGAAACAACCGTGCCGTCGAAGCCGAACTCACCACGCAGCAGGTCGGTCAGGAGCCACTCATTGGTCACACACGGAATGCCGTCGATGTCGTGGTAGGCGTTCATCACCGACTCGGCGTTCGCCTCGCTGATGACGGCCTCGTAGGGGAACAGGTGCGTCTCACGGAGTTCCCGCATGCCGACGTTGAACGAGGAGCGGTTCTTCCCACCGTCAGTCGCGCCGTGGCCGACGAAGTGTTTGAGCGTCGCAGAGATGCCGTCCGCACGACCGTCGCCCTGCAATCCATCCACGTACGCGCGTGCCATCTCGGCGACCATGTACGGATCCTCACCGAAGGTTTCCTCGACGCGACCCCATCGAAGGTCTCGAGCAACGTCGAGCACCGGCGACAGCGCATGCACCGTCCCGATCCCCTCGAGTTCGCCACGGATCGTCTCGGTGACGGTCTGGAGCAGTGCCGGGTTCCAGGTGCTTGCCATCCCGAGCATCTGCGGGAAGGTCGTCGCTTCTGGCCCCATGTAGCCGCTGAGACACTCTTCGTGAGGAATTGCCGGAACACCAAGACGCGTCTCAGTCTCGAGGTACTCTTGCAGTTCGTTCGTGATGCGTGCGGCATCCGCCGGTGCGAGACCGCCCTCGCCACCGATCCGCGTAAGATGGCCGATCCCGTCGCCGAGCCACTCCTCGACGGCGTCCTCGTCGAGTTCGTCATCGTCGGTCAGAATACGCTCTGCGTTGACCGATCCCAACTGTGCGGCTTTCTCTTCGACCGTCATTTGCTCGAGGAGGTCCTCGACTCGAGCCGAAACGGACGCTGTTTCATCCCGATACGTCGCGGTAGGCTGTTCGTCTGTCACATGCTATCCGAAGTGATCGATCATCTTAGTACTTCTGACAGTGGATTCGCGGAACTGATCGGACACTGCTCACTGGAGTACCCACGGCAGCAAGCAAGTTCTGTTATGCAGACGCCAATCTTCCAGGCGTAAACAGAGTTCCATATCGGACAATTACGTTCTCTATAAGAGAATTAGATTCAGATTTAGACAGTAATACTGACCTCCTAAGAACGCCATTTTATTACAAGAGTACCTGTGTAAAGAGGGTGT contains these protein-coding regions:
- a CDS encoding glycoside hydrolase family 3 N-terminal domain-containing protein; the encoded protein is MTVEEKAAQLGSVNAERILTDDDELDEDAVEEWLGDGIGHLTRIGGEGGLAPADAARITNELQEYLETETRLGVPAIPHEECLSGYMGPEATTFPQMLGMASTWNPALLQTVTETIRGELEGIGTVHALSPVLDVARDLRWGRVEETFGEDPYMVAEMARAYVDGLQGDGRADGISATLKHFVGHGATDGGKNRSSFNVGMRELRETHLFPYEAVISEANAESVMNAYHDIDGIPCVTNEWLLTDLLRGEFGFDGTVVSDYYSVRHLETEHGTINTKQEGAVASIEAGLDVELPYTEYYGEHLVSAVEDGDLSESTLNEAVRRVLREKFRKGVFDDERVDPDAAPDAFHTDEARDVTREAARQSMTLLKNDEELLPLDVDSVAVVGPKADDPKELMGDYAYAAHYPEEEYEADAITPLSALEDRDGLDVTYEQGCTISGPSTDEISAATDAAEDADVALAFVGARSAVDFSDVDADKEEKPSVPTSGEGCDMTHLGLPGVQEDLVTELLETDTPVVVVVVSGRPHAIEDIAEDAPAILYAWLPGDEGGPAIAETLFGEYNPAGKLPVSLPKSVGQLPVYYNRKANTANKDYVYTDSNPVYPFGHGLSYTEFEYGDLSLSADSTTPLESVTASVTVTNTGDRAGTEIVQLYTHAANPSQARPVQELLGFERVDLEAGESKRVTFEFNTTQLAFHDLDMNLTVEEGPYEIRVGSSATDIEATEDLEVTDTKTVPKTARTYYTDSAVDAE